A window of Diospyros lotus cultivar Yz01 chromosome 14, ASM1463336v1, whole genome shotgun sequence contains these coding sequences:
- the LOC127790125 gene encoding expansin-A9-like, which yields MESLPDLIKSLLISTLLLLLLLPVLVMPHDHAENNVNPMWKGHRSSALVHEHHKPHFAPGPWKEAHATFYGGSDGSETTEGACGYEVVKHGYGLETAALSQVLFKEGETCGACYEIKCVNSEQWCKPGQPSLIVTATNVCPPNFNLPSDNGGWCNPPREHFDLPQPAFLKIAEHKGGIVPIHYRRVSCNKQGGIKFTVEGNPYFVTVMVTNVGGAGDVTHLQVKGDEGQWTDMKRDWGQKWQTNASLVGQTLSFRVQTSDGMTSTSWNIAPKNWQFGQTFEGKNFH from the exons ATGGAATCGTTGCCTGATCTGATCAAATCCCTTTTGATATCAaccttgctgctgctgctgctgcttcctgTTCTTGTGATGCCTCATGATCATGCGGAAAACAACGTTAACCCCATGTGGAAAGGCCATAGGTCCTCGGCGCTGGTCCATGAGCACCACAAGCCCCACTTTGCGCCTGGCCCCTGGAAGGAAGCCCATGCCACCTTCTACGGCGGATCCGATGGCTCCGAAACAACCG AGGGTGCATGCGGGTACGAGGTTGTGAAGCACGGATACGGGTTAGAGACGGCGGCATTGAGCCAAGTTCTGTTCAAAGAAGGGGAAACCTGCGGAGCATGCTACGAGATAAAATGCGTCAACAGCGAGCAATGGTGTAAGCCCGGGCAGCCGTCTCTGATCGTCACGGCAACCAACGTTTGCCCGCCGAATTTCAACCTTCCAAGCGACAATGGCGGCTGGTGCAATCCTCCTCGCGAGCACTTCGATCTTCCCCAACCTGCTTTTCTCAAGATTGCAGAGCACAAGGGTGGCATTGTTCCCATCCACTACCGAAG GGTTTCATGCAACAAGCAAGGAGGGATAAAGTTCACGGTGGAAGGGAACCCTTACTTCGTAACAGTGATGGTGACGAACGTGGGTGGCGCCGGCGACGTCACCCACCTGCAGGTGAAGGGCGACGAGGGGCAGTGGACCGATATGAAGCGCGATTGGGGCCAGAAATGGCAGACCAACGCCAGTTTAGTCGGCCAGACTTTGAGCTTCCGAGTCCAAACCAGCGACGGCATGACCTCTACTTCATGGAATATCGCTCCAAAGAACTGGCAGTTCGGGCAGACCTTCGAAGGCAAGAATTTCCACTag
- the LOC127789519 gene encoding uncharacterized protein LOC127789519, with the protein MAKSRTLKTRKSRENAREIDHIPKFWQRPRSPGGARRRTDFSIFFSSYSLFNGPLGLLLESSSSKDKPTIDSIIELEQVRDKRKEILELPEVGCNNFLDKRGQIFSNVIEVPVVEAESATQNAVLEAWSSRDANKQESDIVSKLEYSPEKSQITNSSNICTTPGSTEWDKTAYQLWWPTEALHKSESQSLGKQCVGSSDDPNCSNRRDESPEKWNSSSSSRSESDCLERRRGKRQRKPKVHFDEVNFHLKSVRRVRRFRIMRFLGLAAPIGSPFSLTHI; encoded by the exons ATGGCGAAGAGTAGGACTCTTAAGACAAGGAAGAGTAGGGAGAACGCACGAGAGATTGATCACATACCCAAGTTTTGGCAGCGACCTAGAAGCCCAGGCGGAGCCAGACGCCGCACGGacttctccatcttcttctcttcttattcTCTCTTCAACGGTCCTCTTG GTTTATTGCTGGAGTCCTCAAGTAGCAAAGATAAACCAACTATTGATTCTATCATTGAATTGGAACAAGTGAGGGAcaagagaaaagaaattctCGAGCTCCCTGAGGTCGGGTGCAACAATTTCCTGGATAAACGAGGtcaaattttctcaaatgttaTTGAAGTTCCAGTTGTAGAGGCTGAATCAGCCACCCAAAATGCTGTTCTTGAAGCCTGGAGCAGCAG GGATGCCAATAAACAGGAAAGTGATATAGTCAGCAAACTTGAATACAGCCCTGAAAAATCACAAATTACTAACAGCAGCAATATCTGCACAACTCCAGGAAGCACAGAGTGGGATAAAACAGCTTACCAACTTTGGTGGCCTACAGAA GCATTACATAAAAGTGAAAGCCAAAGTTTGGGCAAACAGTGTGTTGGATCTTCAGATGATCCTAATTGTTCAAATAGACGAGATGAATCACCTG AGAAGTGGAACTCATCAAGTTCAAGTAGATCAGAAAGCGATTGCCTGGAAAGGAGAAGAGGCAAGAGACAAAGGAAACCGAAAGTTCACTTTGAT GAGGtgaattttcatttaaagtCGGTCAGAAGGGTTCGTCGATTCAGGATAATGCGGTTTCTTGGCCTTGCAGCTCCAATTGGGTCTCCTTTTTCTCTCACACACATCTAA